One region of Brachyspira hampsonii genomic DNA includes:
- a CDS encoding ADP-ribosylglycohydrolase family protein, producing MYDEYSNGNGSLMRILPIAFYIKKYFDCELFENSEVIEIIYNVSSLTHSHKRSLIACVIYTSIALNLINDMSIEEAISKGLKDSYNYYKNEKELDYYKRIFDADFKKLYEKEIKSSGYVVHTLEASIWILLNTLNYNDAVLKAVNLGDDTDTTAAVTGGLAGLYYGMDNMPSKWIYALINKELIMNICSKFFE from the coding sequence TTGTATGATGAATACAGTAATGGTAATGGTTCTTTAATGAGGATACTGCCAATAGCATTTTATATAAAGAAATATTTTGATTGTGAATTATTTGAAAATAGTGAAGTAATAGAAATAATATATAATGTTTCTTCATTGACTCATTCTCATAAAAGAAGTTTGATAGCATGTGTAATATATACTTCTATAGCATTAAATTTAATAAATGACATGAGTATTGAAGAAGCTATTAGTAAGGGATTAAAAGATTCTTATAATTATTATAAAAATGAAAAAGAGCTTGATTATTATAAAAGAATATTTGATGCTGACTTTAAAAAACTTTATGAAAAAGAAATAAAAAGCAGCGGATATGTTGTTCATACATTGGAAGCTTCTATATGGATATTATTAAATACTTTAAATTATAATGATGCTGTATTAAAGGCTGTTAATTTAGGAGATGATACTGATACTACTGCAGCAGTTACCGGCGGACTTGCAGGTTTATATTATGGTATGGATAATATGCCAAGTAAATGGATTTATGCTTTAATTAATAAAGAATTGATAATGAATATTTGCAGTAAATTTTTTGAGTAA
- a CDS encoding ADP-ribosylglycohydrolase family protein, with the protein MNLENKLKSSILGLAVGDALGVPYEFMSRDIIKKSPCEDMIGNGTHNKKAGTWSDDTSLTLCLLDNLNNKDINYNNIMNSFMLWYDNGEYTADGNTFDIGITTREAINNYKDGKNL; encoded by the coding sequence ATGAATTTAGAAAATAAATTAAAATCTTCAATATTAGGTCTTGCTGTAGGAGATGCTTTGGGGGTACCTTATGAATTTATGTCAAGAGATATTATTAAAAAGAGTCCTTGCGAAGATATGATTGGAAACGGTACTCATAATAAAAAAGCTGGTACTTGGTCTGACGATACTAGTTTAACATTATGTTTACTTGATAATTTGAATAACAAAGATATAAATTATAATAATATTATGAATAGTTTTATGTTATGGTATGATAATGGAGAGTATACTGCTGACGGAAATACATTTGATATAGGAATAACAACAAGAGAGGCTATAAATAATTATAAAGATGGAAAAAATCTATAA